Below is a window of Herbiconiux aconitum DNA.
ATCTGAGCGAGCCGCGAGCGGCCAGAACGCACGAGGCCCTCACTACCGCCCTCTTCGACCTGCTGCGCGACCACGACCTGACAGAGATCAGCATCTCGGAGTTGTGCCGCACGGCGGGTGTGCACCGCACCACGTTCTACGGCCATTTCGCCGACATCTACGCCTTCGCCGCCGACGCCTTCGCCCGCGAGCTCGACGACCTGGCGAGCGTGGCCGACGACACGACGAACGTCGACGACTCCTCACCCGAGGCCATCACGGCGGCCTATGCGGAGTCCGTGCGCCGCGAGCTGATCCACATCCGTGAGCACCGCGCGGCCTATCGCATGATGTTCGGCACCCGGGTCGACGCCGGTTTCCGCCGCGAGCTGTTCCAGCGTCTGCTGCGTCGCGCATCCGACTCGGTGTCGGTCTGGCAGCGTCGCGGCATCGCCACCGATGTCGACGCCGCGACCGCCGCAGCGTACATCGCCGGAGGCTCGGTGGGCGTGTTCGAAGACTGGGCGAACAGCGACGACACCGATGCCGACGCACGCACGGCCGAGATCATGGCAACCTCCCCTGCCTGGTGCGCTCCCCTCTTTCAGGCGAATGGCGCGAACTGACCCGTCCGATGGTGTGAAATAGGACGGTGCTCCTGAACGACGCCGCTCCTGCAACCACCCCGGCCGGCACCGCGGTCGCCGACCGCCCCCTGGCCTTGGCCATCGACGTCGGCGGCACGAAGGTCGAGGCCGCCCTGGTCGACGACCAGGCGCGAATCGTCGACGGCACCCGCCACCGCGCCCCCACCGGAGCCGACAACACGGCAGAGGGCATCGCGGATGCCGTGCGCCGGGTCATCGACGAGACGCTCGCCTCCGCTCCCCCCGGCGCCCGCATCCTCGGCGCCGGCGTCGGCAGCGCCGGGCCCATCTCCATCGGTCACGGCACCGTCTCCCCGCTGAACCTCCCGGTCTGGCGCGGCTTCCCGCTCGCCGCCCTGGTGTCGGAGCAGTCCGGCATCGCCGATCCGGTGCTCCGCCTCGACGGTCTCTGCATCCTGCTCGCCGAGCACTGGGCGGGCGCTCTGCAGGGCTTCCGCACCGCCATGGGCATGGTGATCTCCACCGGAATCGGCGGCGGTCTCCTGGTCGAGGGGCGCCTCGTCGGAGGCCGCACGGGCAACGCCGGCCACGTCGGCCAGATCCAGTTGCACACCCACGACGGGGGCGGTCGCGACCTCTCGATCACTCTCGAGGGCATCGCCGCCGGACCCCGCATCGTCGGCTGGGCGAAGGAGCAGGGCTGGCGGGGCGACACGGGTGAAGACCTCGCCGCGAGCTACCGGGCGAACGACCCGATCGCGGTCGCCGCCGTGCGCCGTTGCGCCCGCGCGGTGGGCGAGGGCATCGCCTCGGTCTGCGCGCTGATCGACCTCGAGGCGGTGGCGATCGGCGGCGGGTTCTCGCGCGTCACACCCGACCTCTTCGACCTCATCCGCGAATCCATCGCCGACGTGGCCCCGCTCGACACGATCGACGGGGTGCAGATCCTGCCGTCAGCGCTCTCCGACGAGGGTCCGCTGATCGGCGCGGCCGGACTCATCCACCGCGCCGACCTGCTGCCCTGACGGAACCGGTTCTCAGCTGCGGGAGATCGCGACGGGCTCGGATCGCGAGCCGCGGATGCGGATGTCGTCCTCCCACCCGAGGGCGACGCCGAGCGTCTCGGAGAGCAGGTGCTGATAGGCCTCGAGGTGGCGTGCATCCGCCCGCACCTGCGCCGGTGAGGTAGCCGTCGACTGCGTATAGGCGGCCAGCGCTCCGACCGCTTCGCCGATCGACCACTCGACCGGGTGCAACCGGTAGGCGCCGTTCGTGATGTGAGTCGTTCCGATGTTCTTGTTCGACGCGAGGAGGTTGTCGGCGTCGGCGGGGATGAGGGCGCCGAGCGGGATCTGGAACGGGAAACAGTCGATGTCGACGTAGCTGCGACCCGAGGTGCTCGGGTGCAGGTCGATGCGGTAGTAGCCGATGCCGACGCTGTCGGCGAAGATCTCCGACCCGGCTTCGTCGCCTCGCATGTCGCGCCCGATGTGCGCTTCGGTCACCGTGAAGAGCGCGTGGATGCGTCGCGATTCGCGCACGTAGACCGCCTTCGCCAGGCCGTCCGTCGTTCCCATCACGTCGCCCCGGGGCCGCAGCTCGGGGTAGCCGGCTCCGCCGTCGCTTCGCGGCGCCTCGGTCTGCATCCAGTGCACGAGGCTCAGGGTGAGGTCGCGGGCGCCCGCCAGGGCCTGATCGGCCTGTTCGGCGGGCACGCCGAGGAGAGGGAGGTTCCAGTAGTCGGCCTGTGGCCAGTTCATCAGGGTCACGTCACCGCCCGGCCATCCCGGCTCCATGTTCGCGCGCGCGAGAACACGGCGGTAGTGCCAGAGGTCACGGTCCTCGCTCTCGGCTGCCCGGGCCGGATCGCCCGCGAACATCGGGCGGGTGCGCGTCTGGAGCGAAATCGGCTCGATGTCGTCCCACGAGAGCTGGGAGCCGGGCCAGAACGGCGCGACGGTGTCCTTCCAGTACTGGTAGCCGACCGGGCGATCGATGGTGTGGTCTTCGCCGGGCCGAAACTCGAGGGCCGCGCACCAGGTCACGGCCTGCTGATCCAGCGGATCGGCGACCTCGGGGGCGTGCAGTTCGCCGGTCGTCGCGGCCGACTCGGCCCCGACGGTGTGTGCGAGCCCGCCCAGTTCGAGCAGGTCTCCGAGCTCTGTGGCATCCGCGACGAGACCCGCGCGCACCAGCACCTCGTCTCCCGTGCGCAGGCTGAGGAAGAGCACGCCCTCGATCACCGCGCCGTGGCGGACCACGGCGATCGGCCGGTGTTCACGCAGCACCGTGACGAGACCCGCGGCGATCAGGGGCGAGAGCATCTCCTCGATGACGATCGCGGCGACCCGCGGCTCGTGGCACAAGCGGGAGACGAACCCGGCGCCCGGGTTCAGCAACGCATCCGCGCGGGCGGAGTCGGTCAGGGGATAGAAGTTGCGGTAATGATCGCGGATGCGGTCACGGAGCTCGCTGTAGCTGGGCGAGATCCGGTGACTGTCGATCCACTGGTGCTCGTCGGGCGGCACCCCCTGGCTGGTCAGCTGCCCGCCGAGCCAGTCCGTCTCCTCGGTGAGCACCACACGCTGTCCGAGCCGGGCCGCGGTGAGGGCGGCGGCGACGCCACCGAGTCCGCCGCCGACGACGACGAGGGGTGTTGACAGTTCCCGTGAGGGCATGAGCGATGAACCTTTCGAAGGCGGGTGGAGATGTTCGGACGAGAATCGATGGATCGCGGGATCAGCCCTTGACGCTGCCGTCGGCGAGACCCGAGATGAAGCTGCGCTGGTTGAAGAGGAAGACGATCAGCACCGGCAGCGTGGCGATCACCGCGCCGGCCATCACCGGGCCGTATTGCACGTTGCCACTGGCGAGGAAGCGCGCCAACGCCAGCTGCACCGTCTGGGTCTCCGGCGAACTCGTCACGACGAGGGGCCAGAGGAAGTCGTCCCAGACGCCGGTGAACGAGAAGATCGCGATCACGGCGATCAACGGTTTCGCGAGCGGCAGGTAGACGCGGGCGAAGATCCGGAATTCCCCGGCCCCGTCCATCCGTGCCGCCTCCGCCAGCTCCGTCGGAGCGGTGCTGAAGAACTGCCGAGCGAGAAAGATGTTCAACGGCATCACGATGTAGGGCAGCACCACTCCCGCCAGGGTGTCGAGCAGCCCGCTTCCGCCGTGGCCCAGGATGTCGTTGCCGCCGGCCAGGGGGATGCCGCGCGCCATGAGGAACAGCGGAATGAGCGTCACCGACACCGGGATCGCGGCGGTGGAGATGAGGATGTAGAACAGCGCGTTGCTGCCCGGGAACCGCATCATCGCGAAGGCGTAGCCGGCCAGCACCGCGAAGGCACAGTTGGTGGCCACCGTGACCAGCGCGACGATCGCCGAGTTCACGAGGGCCCGGCCGAGTTCGACATCGATGAACGCGGTGCCGAAGTTCTCGAACGTAGGGTTCGCCGGAATGAGCGAGACCGATCCGAAAGCGTCGTTCTCGGGTGTGAACGCCAGCGAGATCATCCAGAGGAACGGAATGAGCACCAGCACCGAGAGAACGACGAGGAGCACGGTGCTGCCGATCCGGCTCGAACCGGGGGCGCGCCGGCGACGGGCGGGCTTGACGAGAGAGGTGGTCATTTCTGTCGACCCATCAGAGAGCGCATGGTGAGGAAGGAGAATCCGATGATGAAGGCGAACAGCACGAACGCCATGGCGGATGCGGTGCCCAACTGGTTGTACTGGAACGCCTGCGTGTAGATCAGGTAGTTCACGGTGGTGGTGCTGCCGAGCGGGCCACCCTTCGTGAGCACGTAGATCTCGGCGAAGCCCTGGGCGAGGTAGATGATGTCCATCGCCACCACGTAGACCAGCATCGGTTTGAGCCCCGGGATGGTGACGAACCGGAACGCGTTCCACCGTCCGGCGCCATCCACGCGCGCCGCCTCGTAGAGCTCTTTGGGAATCGATTGGAGTCCGGCGAGCAGCAGCACCATGTTGCTGCCGAGGGCCTTCCATATACGCATGGCGGAAGCCGCGTTCAGCGCGGAGTCGGGTTCGAGCAGCCACGCCTGGTCGGGCAGACCGATCGTGTTCAGGATCTCGTTGAACAAGCCGCTCTGTGAATACATCCAGAGCCAGATGAGACTCACCGCCGTGAGCGACACGATGTGCGGCACGTAGAGCGCCGACCGGAAGAACCCGACACCGCGGAACGGACGGTTGACCAGCAGGGCGAGCGCGAGGGCGATGACGACCGTCAGCGGGAGTACCTGGAGCACGTACCGGCCGGTCACCAACAGGGCGTTGCCGAAGTCCGGGTTGCTGAGCAGCCCCGCGTAGTTGTCGAGACCGACCGCCTCGGGCCCCTTGCGGCTGAGCGGACTGTACTTCGTGAACGACAGCACGAACCCGTAGAGCACCGGGATGAGCTGGAAGATCACGATGTAGAGCGCCGCCGGAAGCACGAAGACGAGTCCGAACACGCTGACGCGGTTCCAACGCCGCCGGCGACGCCTGGCGGGGGGTGGGGCGGGCGCCCGAGTGGTGGCGCCCGCCGAGGTGGAGAGGGTGGCAGTCATGGAGCGGCTCCGGACTATCCGTTCGCCTGCAGGATCGGATCGGCCTCATCGGCCGCCTGATCGAGCGCATCCTTCGACGGCACGGTCTCGTGCAGCGCCTGCTCGAGGTTCTTGTCGAGGATGTCGCGCACCTGCACCCAGCCGGCGACGTTCGGGTTGGCGATGTAGTCCGGCGCCGCGTTCAGGAAGGCCTGCATGATCGGATCGCTCTTCACGTAATCGGTGTCGACGGCGGAGGCGCGGAGCGGGATGGCCCCGATCCCCTGCGTGTACTGGGCGCTGACCTCCGGGTCGAGGAAGTAGGAGATGAACGTCCAGGCGAGATCCTGGTTCTCGCTGTCGGCGTTGATCATCAGCCCGGTGCCCGCCCCGCCCAGTGCGGCGGGATCGCTGCCTTCGAAGCCGACCGGCGGAAGCACCCGCAGGTCCTTGTCGGGCTCCGCCGCCTTGATCTTCTCCATCGCGGTGGAGCTGAGCATGGTCATCGATGCGGTTCCGAGAACGAGGGGCTGCTGGGCGGTCGGCGCGTTCGTGTAGTCCTGGCCAAGTGCCGCGGACACGGCATCCGGTCCGTTGAACAGAGCTGTGAAGTAGTCCAGGGCCTGCACGCCTTCGGGCGAATTCCACGCGGCGGCGGTGTTGTCGTCGGTGAGGGTGGAACCTCCCGCTCCCGCGGCCAAGGTCGCGAAACTCTGCTGTCGAGCGATCGCCTGCGAGGGGAGGAGGAGACCGGATCGGGTGATCTCTCCGGAGCCGTCGCGCACGGTCAGCTTCTCGGCCGCTTCCTCGACACCTTCCCAGGTCGTCGGCGGATTGTCGGGATCGAGACCCGCCGCCCGGAAATCGTCGGCGTTGTACATGATCAGGCTGCCCTGGTTGGAGAGGGGCATCAGGTACTGCACGCCATCGACCTGACCGCCGGGCAAGGCGGCCGCCATGTCCTGCTGGTCGGCGTCGCTCAGTTCGGCCACGTAGTCGGTCAGCGGTGTGAGTCGGTCGTTGGCGACGAAGTCGGCGGTCGCCGCCGGGCCGTGCCCGAAGACATCCGGGGCTGTTCCCGCTGCGAAGGCCGCGTTGAGCTTGGTGGAGATGTCTCCCCAGTCGACGTAGGTGACTTCGACCTTGGCGCCGGTCTCCTTCTCGAAGGCCGGCACGATCGTCTTGGTCACCAGGTCGATCTCGTTCTGATCGTTTCCGGGGAACCACACTTTCAGTGTGTTGTCGGCGGAGCCGTCCGAGCTTTCGCTGGAGCCCGTGCATCCGCTGAGGACGAGAGCGGCGGCCGCCGCGACGGCGACGACTCCCACTCGGAAGCTGTGGCGAGCGATAACGCCCATGTTATCTCCTTTTTCGTATTAGTTCTTCGTGGTCGCAGAGCGGATTCGGGTGCTCTGCAGGGGTACGGTGTGGTTCTAGTCCGCGAATGCCGGTGGCGGCGCTGCTGCCGGAGCCCCGATCGGCGCCTTCAGCGGGGCTGGCCCGATCGAAATCGCCGAGGGTGGTTCGCACTCCACGATTTCCACGTGGTCGGCGGTGATGGCGCCATCCATCAACTGGAGCAGGAGGCGCACCGCCCGGCGCCCCATCTCCTTCCGCGGCACTCCGACCCGGCTCCAGGAGCCGTTCTCGTCGTGCAGCGAATCGGATTCCAGGCACACGACCGAGAGCCGGCCCGGAACGTCGACGCCGAGGGCGTTGACGACCTCGTGCAAAGGCAGAGCCGAGTCATAGGTCTCGGCGATGATCGCCGTCGCGCCGTCGGCGATCAGGTCTTCGAGCCAGGCGGCGGTGATCTCCGCAGGGTCGCGGAAAGCCGTTCGCACCTCGAGACCTTGTTCGCCGGCGAAATGTTCGATGCCGGCCAGGCGTTCGCGCTGTGCGGGCCGGCGCAAGGGAGAGCCGAGGTAGACGGCGCCTCGGTGCCCGTGCTCGGTCAGCAACCGCACGACGGGTTCCATCGCGGCGTGGTAGTTGGCGGTGACGTAAGGGATGGGGGTGCCCGACACTTCCCGGCGGCCGATGAACACGAAGGGGTATCCTTCGCCGGCCAGGCGCACCAGCTCGTCGTCGTTGGTCTCGAACCCCAGCATGATGGCCCCGTCGGCCAGCCGGAGTCGGTTCGACCCGTTGCCGTAGATCGACCGCGACCCGTCGGGGCGCTGCGTCGAGGCGAAGAGCACCAGGTCCAGCCCCTCGTCGACCGCTTGCTCTTCGATGCCGTTGAGGAACTCGTTGTAGTAGTCCTCGGAACTGATCGGGAAGACGCGCTCGAAGGTGTGCACCCCGATCAGGCCGTTGCGCCCCCCTCGGAGGGAGCGTGCGGCCGCGTTCGGCACGTAGCCGGCTTCGGCGAGCGCGGCGCTGATGCGCTTCTGCGTGGCCTCGGGGATGCCGTTCTCGCTCGCCCGGCCATTGAGCACCATCGACACGGTGGCCTGGGAGACGTTGGCCGCGCGAGCAATGTCGCTCTGGCGTGGAGACTTCGCTCTACCCACGGCCGTTCCCTCCTCGTCGAGTTGCCGCATCCGCGACTGATACGCATTAGTAGAACACGAGACAACGGCTCGCGCAACTAGGATCTCGAGATACGGACGACGGCGACCCCGCTTGCGCTTATACATATAAGCGACTATCAGTTGATTCCGCGACGAAACGGAGTTCGATGATCACGCGCACCGCCCTCAGCCACGGTTGGACACTCGATCTTGCTCCCGGAACGGATTCCTCGAGGGTTCCTGCGCACATCCGCGATGCCCTGCCGATCCCCGCGACCGTCCCGGGAACCGTGCACACCGACCTCCTCGCCGCCGGCCTCATCGTCGACCCCTATCTCGACCTGAATGAGATCACGCTCGACTGGATCGGTCGAGCCGAGTGGGTCTACTCGCTTCCCCTCCGTCACTCCCCCGCGCCGGGCGACCGCACCGTGCTCGCCTTCGACGGCCTCGACACGGTGGCCTCCGTCACCGTGAACGGAACGGTCGTCGCACGCACCGAGAACATGCACCGCCGATACGAGATGGATGTCACGGAGGTGCTCGGCGGCGGTGACGACATCCTCGAGGTGCGGTTCCATTCCGCCTGGGCTTTCGGCGAGGCGGAGCGCAAGCGCATCGGCGAGCTGCCGAATATCTATCCGGCTCCGTTCAACTATCTGCGCAAGATGGCCTGCAACTTCGGCTGGGACTGGGGGCCCGCGCTCGTCACCGCCGGCATCTGGCGCGCTGTGACGCTCGTCAGCGGCCCACCGTCGCGCATCGCCCGCGTCAGCCCGCATGTCACGGTCACCGGGGCCACCGGACGAGCGCTTTTCGAGGTGGAGCTCGCCGCTCCCGCCGGGACGGCACTGCGCCTCGATGCTCGAATCGGTCATTCGCACGCGCGCGCCGACATCGAAGCCGGAGCGGTCAGCGCGCTCGTGGAGGTGTCCGTGCCCGAGCCGGAGCTGTGGTGGCCCACCGGGCTCGGCGACCAGCCCCTCCACGAGGCATCCGTGCGCCTGCTCGAGGGCGACACGCTGCTCGACGAGTGGCGCGAGCGCATCGGGTTCCGGACCGTGCGACTCGACACCTCCGCCGACGAGATCGGTTCGGCCTTCGCCTTTCTCATCAACGATGCGGCCGTTCCCGTGCGCGGGGCGAATTGGATTCCCGACGACTGCTTCCTGCCGCGCGTCACCGAGCAGCGTCTGCGGGAACGACTCGTCCAGGCGGTCGACGCGAACATCAATCTGCTCCGCATCTGGGGTGGTGGAGTCTACGAGAGCGACACCTTCTACCGGCTCTGCGATGAGCTCGGCATCATGGTCTGGCAAGACTTCCTCTTCGCCTGTGCGGCCTACCCCGAGGACGAGCGGCTCGCCGCCGAGGTCGCCGCCGAGGCGCGCGACAACGTGCAGCGGCTCCTGCCACATCCGAGCCTCGTGCTCTGGAACGGCAACAACGAGAACATCTGGGGCTGGTTCGACTGGGACTGGCAGCAGCAGATCGGCGACCGCACGTGGGGGCTCGGCTACTACCTCGACCTCCTGCCGGAGATCGTGGCGACGGTCGATCCGAACCGTCCCTACTGGGCCGGCAGCCCCTATTCCGGAACGATGGACGTGCATCCGAATGCCGACGAACACGGCCTGAAGCACATCTGGGATGTCTGGAACGAGCTCGACTACCGGCACTACCGCGACTCCGCGCCGCGATTCGTGTCCGAGTTCGGCTGGCAGGGGCCGGCGGCCTACTCCACCATCGCGCGATCGATCCGCGACCGCACCCTGACCTCCAGGTCACCCGGCACGCTGCACCACCAAAAGGCGAACGCCGGCAATCACAAGCTGGAGCGGGGCCTCGTCCCCCACCTCGATGTGCCGGTCGACTTCGACGACTGGCACTTCGCCCTGCAACTGAACCAGGCCTGGGCCATCGGGCTGGGCGTGCGCCATTTCCGGTCACTGCATCCGCGATGCTTCGGCACGATCGTCTGGCAGTTCAACGACTGCTGGCCGGTGACATCGTGGTCGGCGGTCGACGGCGACGGCCGCAAGAAGCTTCTCTGGTATGCCTTGCGGGATGCGAACGCGACCGCGCTCCTGACGGTGCAGCCGCGCGCAGAGGGTCTGGCCGTGGTCGCCGTGAACGACCGCTCGGATTCGTGGCGCATCCGTTTGACGGTGCGACGGCTCTCCTTCGACGGGCGCGAGCTGGCCCGGTTCACCGGCCGGTTCGCCGCCGATCGGCTGGCGACCGCGGAGATCCGGCTCCCACAGGATGTCGCAACAGCCACCGACCCACGCTCCGAGTTGCTCGTCGTGGAGAGCGACACGGGTGAACGCGACATCTGGTTCTACGCCGAACCCCGTGACCTCGACCTCCCGACAGCCCGATTCGACACCACGATCGAGCGTCGCGGGGAGGTGGTCGAACTCACCGTCACCGCGCACACCGTGCTCGTCGACCTCAGCGTGTTCCCCGACCGCCTGGCCCCAGCGGCCGAGGCCGACACCTCGCTCGTCACGCTGTTGCCGGGCGAGAGCACGGTGTTCCGCATCACGGGTCTACCACCGCACCTTGACGAGCCGCTCGTCGAGCGTCCGCAGCTGCGAACGCTCAACGAACTGCTGCACTAGCGCTTGCGCTTCTCGCGCACCCGCATGTTGACCACGATCGGTGATCCCTCGAAGCCGTAGATCTCGCGCAGTCGACGCTGCACGTAGCGGCGGTAGCCGGGGTCGAGGAAGCCGGTCGCGAACAGCACGAAGGTCGGCGGGCGCGACGCGGCCTGCGTTCCGAACAGGATGCGCGGCTGCTTGCCTCCGCGCACGGGGTGCGGATGCGCCGCCGTGAGTTCGGCGAGGAAAGCGTTGAACTTGCCGGTCGGAATACGCGTGTCCCACGAATCCAGCGCGAGCTCGAGCGCGGGCACGAGCCGCTCCAGGTGCCGCCCGGTGCGCGCCGAGATGTTCACGCGCGGCGCCCAGGTGACGTGCGCG
It encodes the following:
- a CDS encoding LacI family DNA-binding transcriptional regulator; this translates as MRQLDEEGTAVGRAKSPRQSDIARAANVSQATVSMVLNGRASENGIPEATQKRISAALAEAGYVPNAAARSLRGGRNGLIGVHTFERVFPISSEDYYNEFLNGIEEQAVDEGLDLVLFASTQRPDGSRSIYGNGSNRLRLADGAIMLGFETNDDELVRLAGEGYPFVFIGRREVSGTPIPYVTANYHAAMEPVVRLLTEHGHRGAVYLGSPLRRPAQRERLAGIEHFAGEQGLEVRTAFRDPAEITAAWLEDLIADGATAIIAETYDSALPLHEVVNALGVDVPGRLSVVCLESDSLHDENGSWSRVGVPRKEMGRRAVRLLLQLMDGAITADHVEIVECEPPSAISIGPAPLKAPIGAPAAAPPPAFAD
- a CDS encoding carbohydrate ABC transporter permease; this translates as MTATLSTSAGATTRAPAPPPARRRRRRWNRVSVFGLVFVLPAALYIVIFQLIPVLYGFVLSFTKYSPLSRKGPEAVGLDNYAGLLSNPDFGNALLVTGRYVLQVLPLTVVIALALALLVNRPFRGVGFFRSALYVPHIVSLTAVSLIWLWMYSQSGLFNEILNTIGLPDQAWLLEPDSALNAASAMRIWKALGSNMVLLLAGLQSIPKELYEAARVDGAGRWNAFRFVTIPGLKPMLVYVVAMDIIYLAQGFAEIYVLTKGGPLGSTTTVNYLIYTQAFQYNQLGTASAMAFVLFAFIIGFSFLTMRSLMGRQK
- a CDS encoding FAD-dependent oxidoreductase produces the protein MPSRELSTPLVVVGGGLGGVAAALTAARLGQRVVLTEETDWLGGQLTSQGVPPDEHQWIDSHRISPSYSELRDRIRDHYRNFYPLTDSARADALLNPGAGFVSRLCHEPRVAAIVIEEMLSPLIAAGLVTVLREHRPIAVVRHGAVIEGVLFLSLRTGDEVLVRAGLVADATELGDLLELGGLAHTVGAESAATTGELHAPEVADPLDQQAVTWCAALEFRPGEDHTIDRPVGYQYWKDTVAPFWPGSQLSWDDIEPISLQTRTRPMFAGDPARAAESEDRDLWHYRRVLARANMEPGWPGGDVTLMNWPQADYWNLPLLGVPAEQADQALAGARDLTLSLVHWMQTEAPRSDGGAGYPELRPRGDVMGTTDGLAKAVYVRESRRIHALFTVTEAHIGRDMRGDEAGSEIFADSVGIGYYRIDLHPSTSGRSYVDIDCFPFQIPLGALIPADADNLLASNKNIGTTHITNGAYRLHPVEWSIGEAVGALAAYTQSTATSPAQVRADARHLEAYQHLLSETLGVALGWEDDIRIRGSRSEPVAISRS
- a CDS encoding ABC transporter substrate-binding protein, which produces MGVIARHSFRVGVVAVAAAAALVLSGCTGSSESSDGSADNTLKVWFPGNDQNEIDLVTKTIVPAFEKETGAKVEVTYVDWGDISTKLNAAFAAGTAPDVFGHGPAATADFVANDRLTPLTDYVAELSDADQQDMAAALPGGQVDGVQYLMPLSNQGSLIMYNADDFRAAGLDPDNPPTTWEGVEEAAEKLTVRDGSGEITRSGLLLPSQAIARQQSFATLAAGAGGSTLTDDNTAAAWNSPEGVQALDYFTALFNGPDAVSAALGQDYTNAPTAQQPLVLGTASMTMLSSTAMEKIKAAEPDKDLRVLPPVGFEGSDPAALGGAGTGLMINADSENQDLAWTFISYFLDPEVSAQYTQGIGAIPLRASAVDTDYVKSDPIMQAFLNAAPDYIANPNVAGWVQVRDILDKNLEQALHETVPSKDALDQAADEADPILQANG
- a CDS encoding ROK family protein, whose protein sequence is MLLNDAAPATTPAGTAVADRPLALAIDVGGTKVEAALVDDQARIVDGTRHRAPTGADNTAEGIADAVRRVIDETLASAPPGARILGAGVGSAGPISIGHGTVSPLNLPVWRGFPLAALVSEQSGIADPVLRLDGLCILLAEHWAGALQGFRTAMGMVISTGIGGGLLVEGRLVGGRTGNAGHVGQIQLHTHDGGGRDLSITLEGIAAGPRIVGWAKEQGWRGDTGEDLAASYRANDPIAVAAVRRCARAVGEGIASVCALIDLEAVAIGGGFSRVTPDLFDLIRESIADVAPLDTIDGVQILPSALSDEGPLIGAAGLIHRADLLP
- a CDS encoding glycoside hydrolase family 2 protein: MITRTALSHGWTLDLAPGTDSSRVPAHIRDALPIPATVPGTVHTDLLAAGLIVDPYLDLNEITLDWIGRAEWVYSLPLRHSPAPGDRTVLAFDGLDTVASVTVNGTVVARTENMHRRYEMDVTEVLGGGDDILEVRFHSAWAFGEAERKRIGELPNIYPAPFNYLRKMACNFGWDWGPALVTAGIWRAVTLVSGPPSRIARVSPHVTVTGATGRALFEVELAAPAGTALRLDARIGHSHARADIEAGAVSALVEVSVPEPELWWPTGLGDQPLHEASVRLLEGDTLLDEWRERIGFRTVRLDTSADEIGSAFAFLINDAAVPVRGANWIPDDCFLPRVTEQRLRERLVQAVDANINLLRIWGGGVYESDTFYRLCDELGIMVWQDFLFACAAYPEDERLAAEVAAEARDNVQRLLPHPSLVLWNGNNENIWGWFDWDWQQQIGDRTWGLGYYLDLLPEIVATVDPNRPYWAGSPYSGTMDVHPNADEHGLKHIWDVWNELDYRHYRDSAPRFVSEFGWQGPAAYSTIARSIRDRTLTSRSPGTLHHQKANAGNHKLERGLVPHLDVPVDFDDWHFALQLNQAWAIGLGVRHFRSLHPRCFGTIVWQFNDCWPVTSWSAVDGDGRKKLLWYALRDANATALLTVQPRAEGLAVVAVNDRSDSWRIRLTVRRLSFDGRELARFTGRFAADRLATAEIRLPQDVATATDPRSELLVVESDTGERDIWFYAEPRDLDLPTARFDTTIERRGEVVELTVTAHTVLVDLSVFPDRLAPAAEADTSLVTLLPGESTVFRITGLPPHLDEPLVERPQLRTLNELLH
- a CDS encoding TetR/AcrR family transcriptional regulator, coding for MPQSAAVPSAPSRRQGASVNLSEPRAARTHEALTTALFDLLRDHDLTEISISELCRTAGVHRTTFYGHFADIYAFAADAFARELDDLASVADDTTNVDDSSPEAITAAYAESVRRELIHIREHRAAYRMMFGTRVDAGFRRELFQRLLRRASDSVSVWQRRGIATDVDAATAAAYIAGGSVGVFEDWANSDDTDADARTAEIMATSPAWCAPLFQANGAN
- a CDS encoding carbohydrate ABC transporter permease produces the protein MTTSLVKPARRRRAPGSSRIGSTVLLVVLSVLVLIPFLWMISLAFTPENDAFGSVSLIPANPTFENFGTAFIDVELGRALVNSAIVALVTVATNCAFAVLAGYAFAMMRFPGSNALFYILISTAAIPVSVTLIPLFLMARGIPLAGGNDILGHGGSGLLDTLAGVVLPYIVMPLNIFLARQFFSTAPTELAEAARMDGAGEFRIFARVYLPLAKPLIAVIAIFSFTGVWDDFLWPLVVTSSPETQTVQLALARFLASGNVQYGPVMAGAVIATLPVLIVFLFNQRSFISGLADGSVKG